From one Macrobrachium nipponense isolate FS-2020 chromosome 37, ASM1510439v2, whole genome shotgun sequence genomic stretch:
- the LOC135209293 gene encoding dnaJ homolog subfamily C member 7 homolog — translation MVADLERLRKECSEKDERINDQEMLLRTLKAEKHQISKDLEEMRRICSEMKEQREDIGQMTFIGKGLFAYMNDLNDAAFNVFSEALANGSFTNEESALLHILRAKALVACGHPSDDLAIIADCCMAIDKGLGGWEVHQIRGKHLLKQELLGAAVEDLEIVNRLKRSAETRQALNEAKNKLMTWETQSHHNALGLQQTATNPQILKAYKNLSMKYHPDRHRDKPEVLQKAFEEKFKRITNAKTALMENQHQWQHEAKFQQNNGYSYH, via the coding sequence ATGGTGGCTGATTTAGAGAGGCTGAGGAAGGAGTGTTCCGAGAAGGACGAACGAATCAACGACCAGGAAATGCTCTTACGAACTCTCAAGGCCGAGAAACACCAAATTAGCAAAGATCTGGAGGAGATGAGGAGGATCTGTAGCGAAATGAAGGAACAGAGAGAAGACATTGGACAAATGACATTCATAGGCAAAGGACTCTTTGCCTACATGAATGATTTGAATGATGCTGCCTTCAATGTCTTCTCAGAGGCCTTGGCCAATGGTTCCTTCACCAATGAAGAATCGGCTCTGCTGCATATCCTTCGGGCTAAGGCTCTGGTGGCTTGTGGTCACCCTTCAGATGACTTGGCCATCATAGCGGACTGTTGCATGGCCATCGACAAGGGTCTCGGCGGATGGGAAGTGCACCAAATTCGAGGGAAGCACCTCCTAAAACAAGAGCTCTTAGGGGCTGCCGTGGAAGACCTCGAAATTGTCAACAGGCTTAAGAGATCTGCAGAAACTCGGCAAGCACTGAATGAGGCCAAGAATAAGCTGATGACATGGGAAACCCAAAGCCACCACAATGCTTTGGGTCTTCAACAAACTGCCACTAATCCTCAAATTTTAAAAGCCTACAAAAACCTGTCCATGAAGTACCATCCAGACAGGCACAGAGACAAACCTGAAGTTTTACAAAAGGCTTTTGAAGAAAAATTTAAGCGTATTACTAACGCAAAGACTGCTCTGATGGAAAATCAGCACCAGTGGCAGCATGAGGCAAAGTTCCAACAAAACAACGGCTACAGTTATCATTAA
- the LOC135209294 gene encoding centrosome-associated protein CEP250-like, producing the protein MALVNYCLSMFVWLLNIGRLSFMAIITTEFLKSFGSPACSELDGGSVSLTYHMDSILRTFNASSVRDGSNESSSCELDPNLMTANACSELDDGNESSSCDLDSNLMTVNASSDLDGGNDSSSCELDPNLMTFNASSELDGSSDSSSCDMDSSLMTFNASSDLDGGSESSSYDMDFDLTTEDDHDHDQDAPRLENPEGLCHLFRNKLEEFDRKTQDLLQIIEEKNRREADLNETIRQLNQELINEKTSCAINLLHLHEEAELLKIEEVLAKERESFKELQKQMEDEKEAMERLTLEKEQKENVLQIQEQQISEKELVIKDLIKQNETLKKNMETMKDDLEQTRQQQILKEAELLQIEEVLAKERILFKEAIKKTHTRKESEGRVIKELEMQNERLEDENSKKESQLNIWEKKRDTMDGELHQIRLDKSRMERQLRRTRGI; encoded by the coding sequence ATGGCTCTTGTGAATTATTGTTTATCAATGTTTGTTTGGCTCTTGAATATTGGGAGATTATCATTTATGGCTATTATTACCACCGAGTTTTTGAAGTCATTTGGATCACCTGCCTGCTCTGAACTTGATGGCGGCAGTGTGAGTTTAACTTATCATATGGATTCCATTCTGAGGACTTTCAATGCCAGCTCTGTACGTGATGGCAGCAACGAGAGTTCATCTTGTGAATTGGATCCTAATCTGATGACTGCTAATGCCTGCTCTGAACTTGATGACGGCAACGAGAGTTCATCTTGTGATTTGGATTCCAATCTGATGACTGTCAATGCCAGCTCTGACCTTGATGGCGGCAACGACAGTTCATCTTGTGAATTGGATCCTAATCTGATGACTTTCAATGCCAGCTCTGAACTTGATGGCAGCAGCGACAGTTCATCTTGTGATATGGATTCCAGTCTGATGACTTTCAATGCCAGCTCTGATCTTGATGGCGGCAGCGAGAGTTCCTCTTATGATATGGATTTTGATCTGACGACAGAAGACGACCACGACCACGACCAGGACGCACCTCGTTTGGAAAACCCAGAAGGACTCTGCCACCTATTTAGAAATAAACTAGAAGAGTTCGACCGAAAGACCCAGGACCTCCTCCAGATAATCGAGGAGAAGAATAGGAGGGAGGCAGACCTTAATGAAACCATTAGGCAGCTCAACCAGGAACTGATCAACGAAAAGACCTCTTGCGCCATAAACCTCCTACACCTTCATGAGGAGGCTGAACTTCTTAAGATCGAAGAAGTTCTGGCCAAGGAAAGAGAGTCATTTAAAGAACTACAGAAGCaaatggaagatgaaaaggaagcGATGGAAAGACTCACATTAGAAAAAGAGCAGAAGGAAAATGTCTTACAAATCCAAGAGCAACAGATCTCGGAGAAAGAACTTGTTATTAAGGATTTGATAAAACAGAACGAGACGCTTAAGAAAAACATGGAAACGATGAAGGACGACCTCGAACAAACCCGACAGCAGCAAATTTTAAAGGAGGCTGAACTTCTTCAGATCGAAGAAGTTCTGGCGAAGGAAAGAATCTTGTTCAAGGAGGCCATAAAAAAGACTCATACAAGAAAAGAAAGTGAAGGACGCGTGATCAAGGAATTGGAAATGCAAAACGAAAGGTTGGAAGACGAAAACAGCAAGAAGGAGAGCCAGTTAAACATCTGGGAAAAGAAAAGGGACACAATGGATGGAGAGCTGCACCAAATCAGGCTGGACAAGAGCCGAATGGAACGCCAGCTGCGCCGAACGCGAGGGATATGA